One window of the Niallia circulans genome contains the following:
- a CDS encoding Ger(x)C family spore germination protein: MKKICVFLCILNCLFLLTGCWDRKELSEIKLVSGMAIDKGENAKYKLTVEALNAVELNTQTAAGNAPTIVEGIEGNTISEITHHLNEYYAQFLVFSHMKILVISEEIARSGMLDFIDFLERNREIRDDFKIIIAKDGKAEDILKVVAHYRKASSLKLSPQLDHLLEDWGGDPGMSIIEFISELNLEGKEPVLATVRLKGDVEKGNSMENIMKVTPDAIIVVDSLAIFKKGKLIDFLSMEDSRNYLWVRNELKTTSFTIKCRQGDYSAIRVTESQTETTSKWKNNKPVIHVGIKAEGYLEGTQCYKSVDKLGTIEKYEKLVNKALSQEISNTISHVQSQYETDIFGFGEAMRRQDYDSFMKIKDKWNQEFSKADIKVDVDFVLRRSGIRSKSFLTGTEK, encoded by the coding sequence GTGAAGAAAATTTGTGTCTTTCTATGTATACTAAACTGTTTGTTTCTATTAACTGGTTGTTGGGATCGAAAAGAATTATCAGAAATTAAATTAGTATCAGGGATGGCCATTGATAAAGGCGAAAATGCAAAATATAAATTGACAGTAGAGGCATTGAATGCAGTAGAATTAAATACCCAAACGGCTGCCGGAAATGCGCCCACAATAGTAGAGGGCATTGAGGGAAATACTATTTCTGAAATTACGCATCACTTAAATGAGTACTATGCACAGTTTCTAGTTTTCTCTCATATGAAGATACTGGTAATCAGTGAGGAAATAGCTAGGTCGGGAATGCTTGATTTTATTGACTTTTTGGAAAGAAATAGGGAGATACGGGATGACTTTAAAATTATTATTGCAAAAGATGGAAAGGCAGAAGATATCTTAAAAGTAGTTGCCCATTATAGAAAGGCATCCTCCTTAAAGTTATCTCCACAATTGGATCATTTATTAGAGGATTGGGGAGGAGACCCGGGAATGAGTATTATTGAGTTTATCTCCGAACTGAACCTAGAAGGAAAAGAACCAGTATTAGCAACTGTCCGTTTAAAAGGAGATGTAGAAAAAGGAAATAGTATGGAAAATATCATGAAGGTAACTCCGGATGCAATAATAGTCGTTGATTCTCTGGCGATATTTAAAAAGGGTAAATTGATCGATTTTCTGAGCATGGAAGATTCGAGAAATTATTTGTGGGTTCGGAATGAATTAAAAACTACTTCTTTTACCATTAAATGCAGACAGGGAGACTATAGTGCTATTCGTGTAACAGAATCGCAAACAGAAACAACTTCTAAATGGAAGAATAATAAGCCTGTAATTCATGTTGGGATAAAAGCGGAAGGATATCTTGAGGGTACGCAATGCTATAAAAGTGTGGATAAGCTGGGGACCATTGAAAAATATGAAAAACTAGTGAATAAAGCTTTATCCCAAGAAATATCGAATACCATTTCACATGTTCAAAGCCAATACGAAACGGATATTTTCGGATTTGGAGAAGCAATGAGAAGGCAAGACTATGATTCATTTATGAAAATAAAAGACAAGTGGAATCAAGAATTTTCAAAAGCAGATATTAAAGTAGATGTAGATTTTGTTCTTAGAAGATCAGGAATTCGCTCCAAGAGCTTTTTGACAGGCACAGAAAAATAA
- a CDS encoding flagellar basal body rod protein has protein sequence MKKFGLFLIGAVASIILLSQIGPILGLVISAAILYFAFKQYTKATSSSGKLWWGIAGVIMLIITASNLPAIIGLAAAYVLYLVYKKWNNKQNIITNKTTDDPFVNFEKQWSELNK, from the coding sequence ATGAAAAAATTTGGTTTATTTCTTATTGGGGCAGTTGCCTCTATCATCCTATTATCACAGATAGGTCCAATACTCGGTTTAGTTATTAGTGCAGCAATTCTTTATTTTGCCTTTAAGCAATACACGAAAGCAACAAGCTCATCAGGTAAGCTGTGGTGGGGAATAGCCGGAGTGATTATGCTTATCATAACGGCTAGTAACCTGCCTGCTATCATCGGATTAGCAGCCGCATATGTATTGTATCTTGTTTACAAAAAGTGGAACAACAAGCAAAACATTATTACAAATAAAACAACGGATGACCCTTTTGTAAATTTTGAAAAACAGTGGTCAGAATTAAATAAATAA
- a CDS encoding PspA/IM30 family protein produces MTNLLERIKNTVMADINHLLDKKEEKNPIALLNQYVRECEKETDKVKKMVERQYKLKEEFMKELQQAEQMAEKRQRQAEVASKAGEEELSAYAKQEQTHYEERVARLTESLKNTEQQLHEIETKYMDMKHKLKDMKIRQMELMAKENITKAHHTMNKVLEEKQANPTNPTRFSEMEQYIETLEEKINTEYYKQTMDEKLAALEKDMLKKEDDSISL; encoded by the coding sequence ATGACAAATCTATTAGAAAGAATAAAAAATACGGTAATGGCCGACATTAATCATTTATTAGATAAGAAGGAAGAAAAAAATCCAATCGCGCTTTTAAATCAATATGTAAGAGAATGTGAGAAAGAGACAGATAAAGTAAAAAAAATGGTCGAAAGACAATATAAATTAAAAGAAGAATTCATGAAGGAATTACAACAGGCTGAACAAATGGCGGAGAAAAGACAAAGACAGGCTGAGGTGGCAAGCAAAGCAGGGGAAGAAGAACTTTCTGCTTATGCTAAACAAGAGCAGACTCATTATGAAGAAAGAGTAGCACGCTTAACAGAGTCGTTAAAAAATACAGAGCAGCAATTGCATGAAATAGAAACGAAATATATGGACATGAAGCATAAATTGAAGGATATGAAAATACGCCAGATGGAGCTGATGGCAAAAGAAAATATAACCAAAGCCCATCATACAATGAATAAAGTTTTAGAAGAAAAACAGGCGAATCCAACAAATCCAACGCGATTCAGTGAAATGGAACAATATATAGAAACGTTAGAAGAAAAAATAAATACAGAATACTATAAACAAACAATGGACGAAAAGTTAGCAGCATTAGAGAAAGATATGTTAAAAAAAGAAGATGACTCCATTTCCTTATAA
- the liaF gene encoding cell wall-active antibiotics response protein LiaF → MFKQIKDNYANWVYIVGGFLLLEIFVFNPGLIFSLLVSIGMIYISKKSRNGGAGKILFWIGSLLLIVSILNMVTVKIILFTLLAYYLFQLFQKKNTEDIIKPIIRDKETAIQTEETIIKKKPLFTNSLFSRNITPDHVYEWDDINIQGGITNTTVDLSYTVLPEGETVMMIRNIVGDVKVYIPYDMEVSIHHSSLFGSYQIFSEAEEKIWNQNISIRTAGFDQAETRVKIFTSLITGSLEVKRI, encoded by the coding sequence ATGTTTAAACAAATAAAAGATAACTATGCAAATTGGGTTTATATTGTTGGAGGTTTTTTGTTATTAGAAATCTTCGTCTTTAATCCCGGACTAATCTTTTCCCTTCTTGTTTCAATTGGCATGATTTATATATCAAAGAAATCACGGAACGGCGGAGCTGGGAAGATTCTTTTTTGGATAGGGAGCCTGCTTTTAATCGTTAGTATATTAAATATGGTTACAGTGAAAATTATCTTGTTTACACTCCTTGCTTATTACCTTTTTCAATTATTTCAAAAAAAGAATACCGAGGATATTATTAAACCAATCATAAGAGATAAGGAAACGGCCATACAGACAGAAGAAACTATAATAAAGAAAAAGCCCTTGTTTACGAATTCTCTCTTTAGCCGTAATATCACCCCAGATCATGTATATGAATGGGACGATATCAACATTCAGGGTGGCATAACGAATACTACTGTGGACCTTAGCTACACGGTGTTACCAGAGGGTGAAACAGTTATGATGATTCGAAATATTGTCGGAGATGTGAAGGTATATATCCCTTATGATATGGAAGTCAGTATCCACCATTCTAGTTTATTTGGTTCCTATCAAATATTTAGTGAAGCAGAAGAAAAGATTTGGAATCAAAATATAAGCATTCGGACAGCTGGATTTGATCAGGCTGAGACGAGAGTGAAAATCTTCACCTCATTAATTACAGGTAGCTTAGAGGTGAAAAGAATATGA